Within the Pseudoxanthomonas sp. Root65 genome, the region GCCGTTGTAGATCCAGTGCGCGCGCGCGACGGGATCGATGAAGCTGGGCCAGGCCAGGTTCTTCAGCACGCGGTAGTCCTCGTTGCCCGCTTCGTACGTGCCCGCGGCAGCGCTGCCGCTCTGGTACAGGCCGTTGTTGACGTTGGGCACATTGGTCCAGCCACGGCCGTAGAAACCGATGCCCAGGTTCAACTTCGACGCCGGCACGCCGCGCTGCAGGAAAGCCTCGACCGCATCATTGCTGTTGTAGAACCGGATGTCGCCGGTGGAAGGATCGTTGGGCGAATCGAACAGCGCCGAATGGTGGTTGGTGCGGGGTTCCCACGTGCCGTGGAAGTCGTAGCTCATGATGTTGATGAAATCCAGGTGCTGCGCGTACTGGCCCGGATCGGTGGCGGCGATCTTGTCGACGCCGGCACCCACCGCCACGGTGAGCAGCAGGCCGGGACGCACCGCGTTGAGCTGGCGGCGGAACTCGGCGAGCAGGGCGGTGAAGTTGGCGCGGTCCTCCGCCGATCCGCAGCTGAGGCCGCAGGCATTGGGATATTCCCAGTCCAGGTCGATGCCGTCGAACACCCCCAGCGCCGCGCCCGTGCCACCTGCGCCGTCGGTGACGGGCAGATTGCCGCGGATGTAGGCGTCGATGCACGAGGCCACGAAGGCCTGCCGGTTGGCGGGCCTGGCGGCCTCGGCGAAGCCGCGCGACCACGTCCAGCCGCCCAGCGAGATCAGCACTTTCAGGCCGGGATGCTTGGCCTTCAGTTCCTTCAGCTGGTTCCAGTTGCCGCGCAGCGGCTGGTCCCAGGTGTCGGCCACGCCGTCGACGCTTTCGGCCGCGCTGAAGGCCTTGGTGTAGTCGGCGAACGCATCGCCGCCGGCACCGGTGGCCTCGTTGGTGGGCTGGGTCACGCCGACCTCGCAGCGATTGTTGCGCACGTTGCCGAAGGCGTAGTTGATGTGGGTGAGCTTGGCGGCGGTACCGCTGGTGTCGATGTTCTTCACCCGGTAGTTGCGCGCGTAGATGCCCCACTGCACGAAGTAGCCGAGCAGCCGCTTGCTGCCGCCGCCTCCGGACGTGGTACTGCCGGTGATGCCCGCACTCTGTGCCGATGCGTTGCCGGCCGCGTCGCGCGCACGGACGGTGAAACTGTAGCTGGTGGCGGCGGCCAGTCCGGTCACGGTATAGGCAGGGCCGCTGGACGACCCGGCAAGCGTGCCATTGCGGTAGATGTCATATCCGGCCACGCCGGTGCCGCCGCTGTTGTCCGTGGAGGCGTTCCACGCCAGCGAGATGCTGCTGCCGGTCTGGCCGACCACGGCCAGATTGGCGGGCACCGACGGTGCGACGCTGTCGCTGATGGCCGATGTCGTTACGCTGATGGCGCCGCTCTGTGCGGAGGCATTGCCGGCATTGTCGCGTGCGCGGACCGTGAAGCTGTACGCGGTGCTGGCCGACAGTCCCGTGCTGGTGTAACTGGTGCCGGTGGCCGAGCCCGCGAGCGAGCCGTTCCGGTAGACGTCGTAACCGGCCACCCCGCTGCCACCGCTGTTGTCGGTGGAGGCATTCCATGCCAGCGACACGCTGGACGCGGTCTTCGATGGCGAGTTCAATCCGCCCGGTACGCTGGGCGCGACGGTGTCGGAGGCCGTGCCCACGGTGATCGTCGCGGTGGCCGACTGGGCGGTCGCGCCGCCGTTGTCGGTGGCGACCGCGCGGAAGGCATGGCTGCCGGCGGTCGCGTTGCTCCAACTGACGGTGTACGGCGATGCGGTATCCACGCCGAGTGACGTCGTGCCGCGGAAGAATTCCACGCGCGCGATGGTGCCGTCGCTGTCGCTGGCGGTGGCGCTGACGGTCACCGTGCTGCCGGTGGCGACCGATGCGCCGTTGGCGGGTGCCGTCAGCGTCACGCCGGGCGGCTGGTTGCTGCCGGTGCCGCACGCGCCCAGGTCCTGGTACCAGCCGCAGCTCGTGCAATGCGTCGGGGGTGCATTCCAGATCTGGATCTTCGCCTCGTAAAGCCGGTTCTGGTACACCAGCCGGTCGCCGGGGTTGTAGATGGTGGATGACGTCCACGCGGGTACGCCGCTGCAGCTGACGGTCTGCGCGTAGGCGCTGCCACTGGCGGTCATCGCCAGTGCTCCGATCAGCCAATAGATCCTGCCCAAGCTCCTCAACATGTTCACTCTCCCATAGCCGTGCGTAAGGTGAAGGTCGCGGACTGCGCAGGCAGTCCCCGTCGTGGCGGGTAGTGCGGTGTGGGGGCGGTCGGTGCGTGTCGGCATCGGCCGGTTGCCGGTATGCCGTACGCCGGCATGAACGGATGTGATGCAGTTGGACTATCGCAATTGTTGGCGCTGCAATGGCTGTGTCGCGCTGGTAAGCAGACGGAACCTGCCGGCGTGCGACATGCCATGCGTCAACCGTGGAGGCGCGTACGCAGGGCGCGCATCATCGCGCCCGCATTCACGCGTGCGGCGCACGGACACGCGGTGACCGCACGATGTCCCGTAGCGACCTGTCGATGGCGTGCCGGATGCGACGCTGGTCGTCGTTGTCTGGCGTGTGCATGCACTGTCCGCCCCGGCGTGAAGATGCCTGTTCGCTGTCGGTGACGACGCGGCCGACGGTTTGTCCGCCAACGGGATGTCGGGCAGCGAGCCCGGCAGTTCGCAGGGCAGGATCGGGCGGTCGTCGCGCGGTCGTCGACGTGCGCCTGCGTCGATGGTCTGCGCAGGGCACTGCGGCCGGTGATGCAGCCTCAGGGGTCGCCGGACTGCTGCAGGCGCAAGGCCCGCGCGGCCTGTTCCTCGTCCAGCGGCGGTGGGCGTGCGATCACCTCTTGCCGAGGTTCCTTCCAGCCGGGGATCTTGCGTGCGCCGGTTTGTATGCCTTTCGCCGCAAGTCCGGCCAGCACCGGCACGATGCCGCCGTTCTTGCCCAGTTGCTCCAGGCTGGTCGGTTCCTTCCAGCTGCGGTCGAAGACGGTGGGCTCGACCTCGACCGGATTCTCGAAGCGGTAGAGGTCCACCACTTCCTCCGGCTCGGGCCGGACGGTCAGGGTTTCAAGCGTCGTCGCATCGGCCTCGTCGGATGCCGCAACGGCGTCCTGCGCCAGCGCGCGCGATGCGGCCAGCCACAGCGCGGCCATCAGCGGCAACCGCATGCGTCAGCCGCCGTGGTGCGGCTTGATCGGCTTGAGCACGCCGTAGCGTTCCTTGTGCAGCTTGCCCTTGAGCGGCGGCAGGCCCAGCGGTTCCAGTGGCACCTGCGTATCGGGCAGGCGGTCCAGCAGGTCGCGGATCAGGGTGAGGCGGCCGATGCGCTGCTCGTTGAAGTCGACCAGCGTCCACGGCGCGTGCCTGGTATGGGTGGCCTTGAGCATGCTTTCGCGCGCGGCGGTGTAGTCGGCGTACTTCTCGCGCGCCTTCAGGTCGATCGGCGACAGCTTCCAGCTCTTCAACGGTTCTTCGGCGCGTTCGGCGAAGCGCTCTTCCTGCTGCGCCTGGTCCACGCACAGCCAGTACTTGAACAGCAGGATGCCGTCATCGGTGATCCCTTTCTCGAACACGGGCGCCTGCGCGAGGAAACGCGCGTGCTGCTCGTCGCTGCAGTAGCCCATCACCTTCTCCACGCCGGCGCGGTTGTACCAGCTGCGGTCGAACAGGACGATCTCGCCCGCCGCCGGCAGGTGCGTGATGTAGCGTTGGAAATACCACTGCGAGGCTTCGCGCTCGCTGGGCTTGGGCAGCGCCACCACGCGGCACTGGCGCGGGTTGAGGTGTTCGGTGATCGCGCCGATGGCGCCGCCCTTGCCAGCGGTGTCGCGGCCTTCCATCACCACCACGATGCGCGCACCGACATGCGAGGCCCAGCGTGCCATCGCGGCCAGCTCCAGTTGCAGCGGCTTGAGGCGGGCTTCGTATTCCTTGCGCTTGAGGGCTTTCATCGCGGCATCCTGTGCGGTGGTGGGGGAAGGGATTCAGCGCTTGCGGCGGGCGGTGTGGCCAGCCATGCCGCGGGCGACTTCGAGCAGCGCGCCCTGCTGGCGGGTGTTGAGCGCGCGGTAGGCGGCCAACAGGTCGTGTTCGCCCTGCGTGCGGGCGGGGTCCAGCGTGGTCGCCAGTTCCGACAGCAGGGCGCCGGCCGGAACACCGAACGCACGCGCCAGCGCGGCGAGCTGGTCGCCGCCGGGCAGCTTCTCGCCGGCGAGCCACGACTTCACCGTGGCCACGCCGGCACGCGGGATGGCGGCGGCGAGATCGGCGGCCGTCAGGCCGCTGGCCTTGGTGAGCAGACGCAGGGTGGCATCGAGGGACATCGCGGGCTCTCCTTGCTCATTCCTTCAGGCGGGGACGCAGCGTCGCCAGGTTGCAGGGGCGGGTGCGTGCATCGAGTTGGGCGCGGATGATCTTCTCCCACGCCGTGCGGCAGGCCGAGGTGGAGCCCGGCAGGCAGAAGATGAAGGTCTGGTTGGCCAGGCCGGCGAAGGCGCGCGACTGCAGCGACGAGGTGCCGATTTCCTCCACGCTCACATGCCGGAACAGTTCGCCGAAGCCGGGCATTTCCTTGTCCAGCAGCGGCAGCAGCGCCTCGGGCGTGGAATCGCGACCGGTGAAGCCAGTGCCGCCGGTCACCAGGATGCCGTCGACGTCCGGATCGGCGATCCATTGCGAGACGCATGCGCGCAGCCGGTAACGGTCGTCGGGCAGCAGGACGCGGTCGTGCAGGTGGTGGCCTTCCTGCGTCAGTGCTTCGGCGAGGTAATCGCCGGAACGGTCGTCGGCGAGGCTGCGGCTGTCGGAGACGGTCAGCACGCACAGGTGCAGCGGGATCAGGGCATCGGCATGGCTCATGCGCGCAGGGTAGCGCAATCGCGGGTCAGTCGAGTGGCGCGGGCGGCAGGCCCGCGCGCTGCCGGTCCGCCATGCGCCGGGCGATGTCGGCGAAGCCTTCCACGAAGCGCGGCATGTCGAACAGTGGTGCGTCCACGCGTGCGTTCTGCAGGCGCGTGCGCAGCTCCGCGCGCGCCGCGGCATCGTGGCCCAGCCGGATCGCCGCGGCGACGAACGCCGCGTCGTCGGCCACGTTCATGTCGTCCAGACCGAGATGATGGTTGAGGCTGCCGGCCACGCGCGCGGCGAACGTCTCGCCGGGGCAGGTCAACACCGGACAGCCGGCCCACAGAGCATCGGACGCGGTGGTATGCGCGTTGTACGGATGCGTGTCGAGGAACAGGTCGGCATGCCGGTAGCGCGCCAGATAGTCCGCATGGGGCTGCTTGCGCATGAACACCAGCCGCGCCGGATCCACGCCGTGCGCCTGTGCTGCCGCGCGCAGGCGATCATCGGCAAGGCCTGGCCCGGACAGCAGCCACAGCACGCTGCCTTCAACGCCGGCGAGCACGTGCAACATCCGCGTCATGCTGCGTGGATTCATCTTGTAGCTGTTGTTGAAGCAGGCATAGACCACGCCGACAGCAGGCAGCCCGCAGGCTTCGCGTGACGGAGGCGTGTCGATCGCGCGACGGGTGTCCGACGGCTGGAAGGCGCCGGGCAGCCAGGCGACCGCTTCGCTAAAGCCCGGCGTCAACGCAGCGGGCAGGGCGAAACGGTCCGCCAGCACGTAGTCGATCCACAGCGCGCCGGACGTGCCGGGATAAGCCAGCCAGTTGACCTGCACGGGCGCCGGCCGCATCGCCAGTACTTCCGGCGTGCCACCGCCGCCCCAGCCGCGTAGGTCGTACAGCACGTCGATGCGCTGATCGCGGATGGCCTGCGCGATGCGCGCGTGCGGTTGTCCGGAGAGGTCGTGCAACTGCGTCGCTGCCTGCAACCGTTGCCGGATCGGACTGCCATCATCGGGTGAGAGCGCGAACAGGTGCGCGGCCAGCGCGTCCTGCGCCTTCAGGGCTTCGAAGAAGGCGACCGTCAGCAGACCCGTGGGATGCGCGCCGAAGCCGTTGGACAGGAAGCCAAGGCGGAGCGGGGTGTCCGCCGGCGCGCGCGGGGCCGGCGGCAGCGGCCGGATCACCGATGCGAGCGCCTGCGCACGCTGACGCGCGCAAGCCAGCTGTTCGTCCGCGCTGGCGTCTTCGCTGAGGAAGGCGAACGGTTCCACGACTCCGTTGCCTTCGCGCACGGCGCGACGCACCTGCGCCGACAGCGCATCCAGCTCGCGCCAGTCGCACAGCTTGCGGCGCCAGTTGAGCAGATGGGCGGCGAACATCGGCTCGTTCGGCACCACCCGGTAGGCGTGTTCGTAGGCCTGCGCGGCGGCTTCGGCTTCACCGGCGTCTTCCAGTGCATGGCCCAGCCACAGCGCAATGCCGGGATGCTGCGGCGCTTGCGCGGCGGCCTCGCTCAACGCCTGCGCGGCCTGCACGTGCCGACCCGACAGCCAGTGGCTGCGGCCGAGCCGCGCGAGGGCTTCGGGATGGCGGGGGCGGAGATTCAACGCGCGCTC harbors:
- a CDS encoding glycosyl hydrolase family 18 protein, which produces MLRSLGRIYWLIGALAMTASGSAYAQTVSCSGVPAWTSSTIYNPGDRLVYQNRLYEAKIQIWNAPPTHCTSCGWYQDLGACGTGSNQPPGVTLTAPANGASVATGSTVTVSATASDSDGTIARVEFFRGTTSLGVDTASPYTVSWSNATAGSHAFRAVATDNGGATAQSATATITVGTASDTVAPSVPGGLNSPSKTASSVSLAWNASTDNSGGSGVAGYDVYRNGSLAGSATGTSYTSTGLSASTAYSFTVRARDNAGNASAQSGAISVTTSAISDSVAPSVPANLAVVGQTGSSISLAWNASTDNSGGTGVAGYDIYRNGTLAGSSSGPAYTVTGLAAATSYSFTVRARDAAGNASAQSAGITGSTTSGGGGSKRLLGYFVQWGIYARNYRVKNIDTSGTAAKLTHINYAFGNVRNNRCEVGVTQPTNEATGAGGDAFADYTKAFSAAESVDGVADTWDQPLRGNWNQLKELKAKHPGLKVLISLGGWTWSRGFAEAARPANRQAFVASCIDAYIRGNLPVTDGAGGTGAALGVFDGIDLDWEYPNACGLSCGSAEDRANFTALLAEFRRQLNAVRPGLLLTVAVGAGVDKIAATDPGQYAQHLDFINIMSYDFHGTWEPRTNHHSALFDSPNDPSTGDIRFYNSNDAVEAFLQRGVPASKLNLGIGFYGRGWTNVPNVNNGLYQSGSAAAGTYEAGNEDYRVLKNLAWPSFIDPVARAHWIYNGTTFWSFDNPAIITEKMNYTKVQGLGGAFFWELSGDDAQGTLAKTMSAGLE
- the ppk2 gene encoding polyphosphate kinase 2; translation: MKALKRKEYEARLKPLQLELAAMARWASHVGARIVVVMEGRDTAGKGGAIGAITEHLNPRQCRVVALPKPSEREASQWYFQRYITHLPAAGEIVLFDRSWYNRAGVEKVMGYCSDEQHARFLAQAPVFEKGITDDGILLFKYWLCVDQAQQEERFAERAEEPLKSWKLSPIDLKAREKYADYTAARESMLKATHTRHAPWTLVDFNEQRIGRLTLIRDLLDRLPDTQVPLEPLGLPPLKGKLHKERYGVLKPIKPHHGG
- a CDS encoding helix-turn-helix domain-containing protein, translating into MSLDATLRLLTKASGLTAADLAAAIPRAGVATVKSWLAGEKLPGGDQLAALARAFGVPAGALLSELATTLDPARTQGEHDLLAAYRALNTRQQGALLEVARGMAGHTARRKR
- the moaB gene encoding molybdenum cofactor biosynthesis protein B, giving the protein MSHADALIPLHLCVLTVSDSRSLADDRSGDYLAEALTQEGHHLHDRVLLPDDRYRLRACVSQWIADPDVDGILVTGGTGFTGRDSTPEALLPLLDKEMPGFGELFRHVSVEEIGTSSLQSRAFAGLANQTFIFCLPGSTSACRTAWEKIIRAQLDARTRPCNLATLRPRLKE
- a CDS encoding tetratricopeptide repeat protein codes for the protein MAAEGPRDERAQLRQRVQRAPQDFIAWVMLSDAELDHGDADAGQRAAERALNLRPRHPEALARLGRSHWLSGRHVQAAQALSEAAAQAPQHPGIALWLGHALEDAGEAEAAAQAYEHAYRVVPNEPMFAAHLLNWRRKLCDWRELDALSAQVRRAVREGNGVVEPFAFLSEDASADEQLACARQRAQALASVIRPLPPAPRAPADTPLRLGFLSNGFGAHPTGLLTVAFFEALKAQDALAAHLFALSPDDGSPIRQRLQAATQLHDLSGQPHARIAQAIRDQRIDVLYDLRGWGGGGTPEVLAMRPAPVQVNWLAYPGTSGALWIDYVLADRFALPAALTPGFSEAVAWLPGAFQPSDTRRAIDTPPSREACGLPAVGVVYACFNNSYKMNPRSMTRMLHVLAGVEGSVLWLLSGPGLADDRLRAAAQAHGVDPARLVFMRKQPHADYLARYRHADLFLDTHPYNAHTTASDALWAGCPVLTCPGETFAARVAGSLNHHLGLDDMNVADDAAFVAAAIRLGHDAAARAELRTRLQNARVDAPLFDMPRFVEGFADIARRMADRQRAGLPPAPLD